Genomic segment of Drosophila takahashii strain IR98-3 E-12201 chromosome X, DtakHiC1v2, whole genome shotgun sequence:
TCCCTCCTGATGACGGCTGCaacttcagttcagttcagtttcagcttcagcttcagATGTTTGCTCAGTTGTTGACGAAGAGCTGCCAGCCCAGTGACTTAATGAGCCGAAATGCCAAATAGACTGGAACCAACGTCAGCGATATATACACGTAATAGCTCCAATCGCCGGTTATTTCCTCCGTCATACCTGCAGATGAAACGCCAAAcatggaaatattattaatcacCTCGcatcacaaacaaaaaaccaaaaaaaaaaacgaaaagaattAGGGAAAAggagaacaaaaaaaaccggAGTAAACACAGGGGAAAGAAAAGTGCAAACACAATTTCCCTGGCAGGGCGATGGAACACATGATATATTTGATTAGAAATCATACACGATACATTTGTTCTTTTCCTTTTCAATATGACGTATGAACGTGACTCCCAAGGGGGTCAAGGGGACACATAAGGAGGGGGTGGAGGGAGGGAGCGGGGTAAGCAGCTTACATAAAAGACATTTCCCAGCTGTTTTCCCAGAGTCTCTA
This window contains:
- the LOC123002742 gene encoding uncharacterized protein, with translation MTEEITGDWSYYVYISLTLVPVYLAFRLIKSLGWQLFVNN